In Cyprinus carpio isolate SPL01 chromosome A1, ASM1834038v1, whole genome shotgun sequence, the following proteins share a genomic window:
- the LOC109097545 gene encoding vitamin K-dependent protein S-like isoform X1 has translation MMRLTAARSGSLLGLVMLLLRAELCGSQRFLSQNKASQFLLRHRRANNLFEETKKGNLERECIEELCNIEEAREIFENNLETEYFYPKYVGCLGSHRAGINNPNPEPGIPQNLRTCIQEISNQCLPLPCYKNGYERCVDGQGSFTCECKAGWRGQRCEQDINECEDPEFPAGCSQKCHNLPGSFMCSCEKGFYTQDNIHCIDINECILYRSVCVEPSQCINAPGTFECRCPLGYQYNMSSHECVDLDECEQDVCDGECVNTIGSFSCHCDGRKGVKLAEDSRQCEKIPKCLDLYDHKHEQILHLGEQFYMHFRLQADTKFAAEFDFRTFDPEGVILYAESLQDSWFMLGLRSGHIEVQYKNEHSIQMTSAGKAINDGQWHVISVEELMGSITVKISKEAIMSINSPKRLFNDKLKTKVYIAGLPDRNESLIKPINPRLDGCIRGWNLMNQDASEGVKEVFRQKESKHCYVHVEKGSFFSGEGLALFNIDYGSTNLWKLDVVMSIRPSSSTGVLFALVSNHSVPLSVAVVTQGPDDANLQFFMDGICVATLQSLMLCYPDRLVVEMKASADGLHITANSSSVSYSDSETLSMALSKLNSTMQSHVHTYIGGLPDLPLSVTPISAFYHGCLEINVNGQQLDFDEAASKDNSIKSHSCPPVSAPDPPSADTQLH, from the exons ATGATGAGACTGACGGCGGCGCGGAGCGGCTCTCTGCTCGGCCTCGTGATGCTGCTGCTGCGCGCTGAACTCTGCGGGTCACAGCGAT TTCTCTCACAGAATAAAGCGTCTCAGTTCCTCCTACGACATAGACGTGCAAACAACCTGTTTGAGGAGACCAAGAAAGGAAACCTGGAGCGCGAATGCATCGAGGAACTGTGCAATATAGAGGAGGCACGAGAAATATTTGAGAACAATCTAGAAACG gAATATTTCTATCCCAAGTATGTTG GGTGTCTGGGATCTCACCGCGCCGGGATCAATAATCCAAACCCTGAGCCTGGAATCCCTCAGAACCTCCGTACCTGTATTCAAG AGATCAGTAACCAGTGTCTGCCGCTGCCGTGCTATAAGAACGGTTATGAGCGCTGTGTGGACGGTCAGGGCTCCTTCACGTGTGAGTGTAAAGCCGGATGGAGGGGTCAGCGCTGTGAGCAGG ATATTAATGAGTGTGAAGACCCAGAATTCCCTGCGGGATGCAGCCAAAAATGTCACAACCTCCCCGGCAGCTTCATGTGCAGCTGTGAGAAGGGCTTCTACACCCAAGACAACATCCACTGCATCG ATATCAATGAGTGTATCTTGTAtcgtagtgtgtgtgtggagccTTCTCAATGCATCAACGCTCCGGGAACGTTTGAGTGCCGCTGCCCTCTGGGATACCAGTACAACATGAGCTCACACGAATGTGTCG atCTGGATGAGTGTGAGCAGGACGTGTGTGACGGCGAGTGCGTGAACACCATCGGCAGTTTCTCGTGTCACTGTGACGGGCGTAAGGGTGTGAAGCTGGCAGAGGACAGCCGTCAGTGTGAGAAGATCCCCAAGTGTTTGGATCTGTACGACCATAAGCATGAGCAGATACTGCATCTGGGAGAGCAGTTCTACATGCACTTCCGTCTGCAGGCCGACACCAA GTTTGCAGCTGAATTTGATTTCCGCACGTTTGATCCTGAAGGAGTGATTCTGTATGCCGAGTCTTTGCAGGACTCGTGGTTTATGTTGGGTTTACGGTCTGGCCACATCGAGGTTCAGTATAAGAATGAACACTCCATCCAAATGACCAGCGCAGGAAAAGCCATCAATGACGGCCAGTGGCATGTG ATCTCTGTGGAGGAGCTGATGGGAAGCATCACTGTGAAGATCAGTAAAGAGGCTATAATGAGCATTAACAGTCCTAAGCGACTCTTCAACgacaaactgaaaacaaaggTTTACATTGCCGGCCTGCCTGATCGCAACGAGAGCCTCATCAAACCA ATCAACCCGAGGCTGGATGGCTGCATTCGTGGCTGGAATCTGATGAATCAGGACGCGAGTGAAGGAGTTAAGGAGGTGTTTCGGCAGAAGGAGAGCAAGCACTGTTATGTGCATGTGGAGAAAGGCTCTTTCTTCAGCGGCGAAGGCCTGGCACTCTTCAACATCGACTACG GAAGCACAAATCTCTGGAAGCTGGATGTTGTAATGAGCATCCGTCCGTCTAGCAGCACCGGTGTATTATTTGCCCTGGTTAGCAACCACTCTGTCCCTCTGTCCGTTGCCGTGGTGACGCAAGGACCAGATGATGCG AATCTGCAGTTTTTTATGGACGGCATTTGCGTGGCAACGCTGCAGTCTCTGATGCTGTGTTATCCGGATCGGTTAGTGGTGGAGATGAAAGCATCAGCTGATGGTCTCCACATCACAGCAAACTCCTCCAGCGTGTCCTACAGTGACTCTGAAACCCTGAGCATGGCTTTATCCAAACTCAACAGTACCATGCAGAGTCACGTCCACACTTACATAGGAGGACTTCCAG ATCTCCCGCTGTCCGTCACTCCCATCTCTGCATTCTACCACGGCTGTCTGGAGATCAATGTGAATGGACAGCAACTGGATTTCGACGAGGCTGCTAGCAAAGACAACAGCATCAAGTCTCACTCCTGTCCTCCTGTTTCTGCCCCAGACCCTCCGTCCGCTGACACCCAGCTGCATTAG
- the LOC109097545 gene encoding vitamin K-dependent protein S-like isoform X2 gives MLGVWDLTAPGSIIQTLSLESLRTSVPVFKRSVTSVCRCRAIRTVMSAVWTVRAPSRVSVKPDGGVSAVSRILMSVKTQNSLRDAAKNVTTSPAASCAAVRRASTPKTTSTASVRVTAQVRDINECILYRSVCVEPSQCINAPGTFECRCPLGYQYNMSSHECVDLDECEQDVCDGECVNTIGSFSCHCDGRKGVKLAEDSRQCEKIPKCLDLYDHKHEQILHLGEQFYMHFRLQADTKFAAEFDFRTFDPEGVILYAESLQDSWFMLGLRSGHIEVQYKNEHSIQMTSAGKAINDGQWHVISVEELMGSITVKISKEAIMSINSPKRLFNDKLKTKVYIAGLPDRNESLIKPINPRLDGCIRGWNLMNQDASEGVKEVFRQKESKHCYVHVEKGSFFSGEGLALFNIDYGSTNLWKLDVVMSIRPSSSTGVLFALVSNHSVPLSVAVVTQGPDDANLQFFMDGICVATLQSLMLCYPDRLVVEMKASADGLHITANSSSVSYSDSETLSMALSKLNSTMQSHVHTYIGGLPDLPLSVTPISAFYHGCLEINVNGQQLDFDEAASKDNSIKSHSCPPVSAPDPPSADTQLH, from the exons ATGTTG GGTGTCTGGGATCTCACCGCGCCGGGATCAATAATCCAAACCCTGAGCCTGGAATCCCTCAGAACCTCCGTACCTGTATTCAAG AGATCAGTAACCAGTGTCTGCCGCTGCCGTGCTATAAGAACGGTTATGAGCGCTGTGTGGACGGTCAGGGCTCCTTCACGTGTGAGTGTAAAGCCGGATGGAGGGGTCAGCGCTGTGAGCAGG ATATTAATGAGTGTGAAGACCCAGAATTCCCTGCGGGATGCAGCCAAAAATGTCACAACCTCCCCGGCAGCTTCATGTGCAGCTGTGAGAAGGGCTTCTACACCCAAGACAACATCCACTGCATCGGTGAGAGTCACTgcacaggtcagag ATATCAATGAGTGTATCTTGTAtcgtagtgtgtgtgtggagccTTCTCAATGCATCAACGCTCCGGGAACGTTTGAGTGCCGCTGCCCTCTGGGATACCAGTACAACATGAGCTCACACGAATGTGTCG atCTGGATGAGTGTGAGCAGGACGTGTGTGACGGCGAGTGCGTGAACACCATCGGCAGTTTCTCGTGTCACTGTGACGGGCGTAAGGGTGTGAAGCTGGCAGAGGACAGCCGTCAGTGTGAGAAGATCCCCAAGTGTTTGGATCTGTACGACCATAAGCATGAGCAGATACTGCATCTGGGAGAGCAGTTCTACATGCACTTCCGTCTGCAGGCCGACACCAA GTTTGCAGCTGAATTTGATTTCCGCACGTTTGATCCTGAAGGAGTGATTCTGTATGCCGAGTCTTTGCAGGACTCGTGGTTTATGTTGGGTTTACGGTCTGGCCACATCGAGGTTCAGTATAAGAATGAACACTCCATCCAAATGACCAGCGCAGGAAAAGCCATCAATGACGGCCAGTGGCATGTG ATCTCTGTGGAGGAGCTGATGGGAAGCATCACTGTGAAGATCAGTAAAGAGGCTATAATGAGCATTAACAGTCCTAAGCGACTCTTCAACgacaaactgaaaacaaaggTTTACATTGCCGGCCTGCCTGATCGCAACGAGAGCCTCATCAAACCA ATCAACCCGAGGCTGGATGGCTGCATTCGTGGCTGGAATCTGATGAATCAGGACGCGAGTGAAGGAGTTAAGGAGGTGTTTCGGCAGAAGGAGAGCAAGCACTGTTATGTGCATGTGGAGAAAGGCTCTTTCTTCAGCGGCGAAGGCCTGGCACTCTTCAACATCGACTACG GAAGCACAAATCTCTGGAAGCTGGATGTTGTAATGAGCATCCGTCCGTCTAGCAGCACCGGTGTATTATTTGCCCTGGTTAGCAACCACTCTGTCCCTCTGTCCGTTGCCGTGGTGACGCAAGGACCAGATGATGCG AATCTGCAGTTTTTTATGGACGGCATTTGCGTGGCAACGCTGCAGTCTCTGATGCTGTGTTATCCGGATCGGTTAGTGGTGGAGATGAAAGCATCAGCTGATGGTCTCCACATCACAGCAAACTCCTCCAGCGTGTCCTACAGTGACTCTGAAACCCTGAGCATGGCTTTATCCAAACTCAACAGTACCATGCAGAGTCACGTCCACACTTACATAGGAGGACTTCCAG ATCTCCCGCTGTCCGTCACTCCCATCTCTGCATTCTACCACGGCTGTCTGGAGATCAATGTGAATGGACAGCAACTGGATTTCGACGAGGCTGCTAGCAAAGACAACAGCATCAAGTCTCACTCCTGTCCTCCTGTTTCTGCCCCAGACCCTCCGTCCGCTGACACCCAGCTGCATTAG